The region ccatcactttaatctgttcaatgcacatatttaattgttgtattgggctatagttccctggcgataaggttatgtaaatttgtgtgtcatatgcgtaactatggtaacttattttgttgttttccataatctgagccagtggaagcatgtagatgttgaacagaagaggccccagaactgagccttggggaactccgcacgtcatgtttgtatgctcagatgtataattacctatagacacaaagtagtccctattctttaaataggattcaaaccactttagtactgagccagaaagaccaacccagtttttcaatcggtcaagcaatatgtcatggtctaccgtatcaaatgcagcaccgagatcaagtaatactaggactgaaattttgccactatctgtgtttaagtggatgtcattaaagactttaacaagagccgtctcagtgctgtggtgtggtcgaaagccagactggaaggcatcaaaactgttctttagcgataagaaaaggttgagttgtttaTTTAACATTGTGTTTACTTACATTTATCTTCTTTATTAAAACTAATCCATTCATAAATATCCAAATATCCTGTAACTACATTTGGATGATCATAAAATGCTGTTGttttgcattacattacatgtcatttagctgacgctgtTATCCAAAGCAAGAGGAACATGTTTTCAGTGgagggggaaaccggagcaccctgACACACCCCCACGCAGACACTTGGAGAACAAACCAACTCCATGCAGAAAGGCCCGGGACGACCAGGCTTCGACTCTGTACCTttttgctgtgaggccacagtatACATCACATTCATGCACTCTGCTCTgctgtttttatctttttaacgTTCAAAAAATTGCTTTATTGATGCTTTCAACAATATAATAAACCAATGTTTCCGTCCAGTTTGGAACCGGAGCCAGTTTGGACCTATTTCGCAGGAAAAGTAGAGATTAACTACCTTAACTTTTTCTCATTCATTCTCTATGGTAGTTCTTATCAGTATGGATGTAATATTATTTAAGTATGTACATGTATACCGTTCTCTCAATACATCCATGAAGTATACAcgctgcacacacatacagaatatttaACAATGagccataaaaagtcattttaGGATTGAATAATTCAGTCAGATGTAAGCAGTGAAATATAAAGCTCTGTTCAAATCTTACAACTtacaactttttattttaaggtaATGAATGTTCTGCATTGCTTAAGAAACGTATCTTTGGAACAACAATGAGTGATTGTTTAAATCCCTGGAAGCCCTCAGGATAAAAAGGCAGCTTATATGAGACAATTTCACCTTGGAGGATTTAAGACCAGTGATTGACACTAGAACACACACGTAGGAGAGTGTATAGATggtgctgtccgtggtgctgaaacagaaCTTTGTTACTAACACAGAGGGGGCTGTCAATATTTCTATTTCCATTGTTTTTTGCTAAagttagatatttacacagctagACATTAGTCTTATTAAGGCGTTCACAATTTAGCTGAtgttagcttctctgtgttgccagatctcacGAGAGTTTTGGTCCTAAAACAGAAACATGTCTCAAACTAATTTAATTTTCTCCTGTtgtgtccgtctgaaaaatgccattttagtgtcagaatgttttGGAGATGTGTGGCTTGTGAAGAATtgctccaatatttactttgacTATGGGGCAAAAGAATCACTCAATCTGTGTTCACATTCACTTCTCCTTTTGGAATCAATACACACAGACCCACTGTTAGCGATGTTGCAGGGCTTCTTGCATCACTATTTgtacgtgtgcgtgtgtgtgtgagtgtgcgtgtgtgcgtgcatgtgtgtttatgtgtgtgtgtgtgtgtatgtgtgtgtgtgagtgaggcaGTCATGAGAGAACCCAAGGTACTTGAGTCTGTTGATGAGAATATGATGGTTAACAGAGTCAAAGGCCTTGGACAGGTCAATGTAGATGGCTGCAGAGTAATGCTTTTTGTCAGTGGTGGCAGTGATGTCCTTTGTGACCTCAAGGGTAGCTGTGGTACAGCCATGACCAGCACGGAAGCCAGATTGCGCAGCGGAAAGGAGACGATGGGATTCGAGATGTTTGGTAATCTGTTTATTGACCAAGCTTTCAAAGTATTTCAGGAGACAGGGTAAGATAGATATGGGTCTATAGCAGTTTGGGTCAAGGGTGTCTCCTCCTTGGGAGGAGGTGTTTTTACAGTGTCGCAGAACTTTTTTGAGTTTGTACTGCAGGGGCCAAATTTTAGTTTGAAGTAGACATGCTAGACTGGCCTAGGATATAGGACTAGGACATGCTAGACTGGCCTAGGATATAGGACTAGGACATGCTAGACTGGTCTAGGATATAGGACTAGGATAAATCTCTGTATTAATCtagataaaatatttttcacaTCACGTTTTGCAAGCAAActctcaatctttttttttttctggctctTGCAGTGATTTTACGTGTCAGAGAAAAGAGTAACGTTCTCGTATTAACCGGTTTATTAAACCCctcaaaaagtgacacaaagaaCATTATTATTTGTTCTATGCTCAtggttttctttcttccttttctctccccATTACATTAGAGAGCTggtgcaaggcaaacctgagccagttctGTAAGGGtaggtagatgaatctgacgactatgacgagaagcagagaagagggTGCCATGTCTGTAGCTATACACCCTCTAGgcgaacactgcaactcctcactccttaactttAATCTTTaccaaagaggagagttttaagtttactcttaaaggCGTAACTCGCAacatgcaacctagggtctttttgggaatgtaaaagcataattaggatggACGCGCCACTTTAAAGATTTACCGTATTATCGTTTTCCGTTGttaaaaacctttctttttattaaactctgtgaacacaaacaatgttgtcaatgctggGGTTCATGTGTAGGGCCCTGGTGATAACTttgagcaaagtctcatgttgtgtcgagccttcttagtggtttaaaatagtgattttgaggCTAGCGATAGTAGTGCTCCTAGCTCTCCCGTtcaaaggccatttgacccgaAAACGATGATACGGTAAATGTTAAAAGTAAGCGCTTccatcctaattatgcttttaaacgaaagtttgactcagggtacattcacaaaagaacctaggttgcattttggcgaggagttacgctttaaatgtgatgatggtgtctgcccctgaacccagactgggacGTACGTGTCGTCTTGGCGTCGGAGTTTTTCAACAAATGTGTGGGCAGCTGGGGCATGCAAGTGAGAGAGAATCTATGGGCTGAGCTGTTATCATAGAGCTGTTTGTTTTGGAGAAGAGTTGTCAGGCGAAGTGGAAGAAGGCGTGTCACAGAGGGGATAATGGGAGCCATGCGGTAAAACTGTTATAGCAATTCTTTTTAATAGTTTAATGAGCTTAAAATTGCAAATTTTTGAAAAGCTGGTTATGtattaattataaattattattggaAATGTAATACTTAGTGTATTAGTGTGGCGTTAGTAACCCCTCCCGGTCAGATGCCAACACTACCACCTTAACTAACAAATTTTCTGCGGGAAACACTGGTAAGGAATTACAAtggtccagcctggaagtacgaatgcatggactagttttacAGCACCGTGCTGAGACAGGATGTGcataattttggcaatgttacgaaggtgaatataggctgttcttgaggtttgttttaagtgggcgttaaaggatatatccggattagtgctgtcagttaaacgcgttaaaAACGACTTTATAGTTATGTGCTttattataatagcataacatGAAATCAAAAGACCTGAGTATTTTCTGAAGAAAACAACTGAACCTATCTGTTAATCATGTGTGATATACACAGAAAGGATGGACCTTTAGTCAATCACGTACGAAAACTGACCATCATAAATACCATAAATACCATAAATACCTACCATAAAGACCTACCATAAATGTGTAGTATAGTAaccaaaaaaatccacttgaaCTTTGAATAATGTGCAGCTTCAGCGTTTAACGTGTGCATCATGTCAGCATTGCCTTATATTAGCGTAATAAATTCACGTTATCAACCAAAGCTATTGACAGCCTatgtagcagcagcaggctaATGTAGCTACATTACGTCTGTTACATGAGTGTGTGCTCTGTAGAAGAGAGAGGCTCAGGGATGGGATGGGTTGGGCTCTTGAATCATGCTAGGTTATACGTTTGTTTACAGTCACTGTTACGTGAGTTTTCAACCAACAATCAGATGTGACGTTAAATGAAGAAAGTTGAAAATCGCCTTATTTTTGTAATTAGATACATTAATCTCCCAGTTGGTTAATGTAATAAacttttcatatactgtatatataaaagtATAGCCTAATGTTAGTTATTGTGTTTGCTTAAGTAGTAAAGAGTAGAGAGAGAAGCGCTTAAAAGATCTGCACAGCTGGATTAAAACTGCCAGCAGGCCAGGTGTGAGAGAAGCATTTGATAATGTTAAGCAACCAtcctacattattcatttaatgtgaAGTAGGCTTATTTTATcagaagcattttctttaagtTGGAGTAGGGTAATAACTCgttaaaacaaatgtttcatttaataGTAGAAGTACAAAGTAAATTGTGTCTGTGCTGTGTATAGCATTGtgaatttgttatttttatgtataaAAGTTCCCGTTGAGTAAAATACTTTTACTAGCTATAGTCATGTTGTAATTTTTtctttataatataaataatatttatgGTGCCAAATCATAACACTAGTTATCTCAACCAGAATCATTGAGTGCAGCCACAGTCTAAAGGTCAACTGGCAGCACTAGTGTCAGTGTTCAGTTTTTTTAGCAGTGAAaagtacagtatactgtataggTCAATGAGTCTTTATTATCCCCGAGGGGCAATTCATTTTGCAGCAAATAAAGGTgcaacataaacaacacataAGCCATACAGACAACAGACTCTATCGATGGAGGACACAAGTAAATACATACTACACAGAAGTCCacatctcacattgaattattaaCAAAACCTATAGCAGCAGGAACAAAAgagtttttgtgtctctttgtcctgCATTTAGGCAGACAGAATCTGCGGCCAGACAGCAACAACATGAAGTAGCTGTTCAGAGTGTGGCTTATATCAGCCAGGACTGACTGGGCCTTCTTCAGGGTCCTTGTCTCATATAGAGATTTTAAGTCAGTCAGAGAGTTCTGGGAAATTTTTCCACACACTTTAGTAATGTATTGcagcctgtttttgtttttaagagtgAGTGACCCAAACCAGCTCACAAAGGCAAAAGAAAGAATAGtttcaataaaacaacaataaaacatcctCATAAAAGTCTTATCGACATTAAAATTGCGATGTTTACGATAAAAAAACATACGCTGGTGTGCTTTTTTACAGACAGCGTCAACCTGAGGCTCGAATGTGAGTTTGTCGTCTATTATAATACCTAGGTATTTGTATTGCTTCACTACTTCCATAGCTTGATCGTTAATAAGGGTCGGAGCGAGGGTGGGGGGATTCTTCCTAAAGTCAATCAGCATTTCTTTAGTTTTTGCCGCGTTGATGTTCATAAAAGACGACTTGCACCACTCTGTAAAATCATTTAAAGTAACACCATACTCAGGGTCGTTGTGTGTCAGCAGCGACACTATTACCGTTTCGTCAGCGAACTTAATGATATGACGCCTGGCGTGCTGGCTTTGGCATGCAtttgtatataaaataaataagatcaCAGAGAGGATGCAGCCCTGGGGAGAACCAGTGGAGGAAAAGAGAACATCGGATAAAATGCTATTCACTCTCACATGTTGTGACCTGTCAGTTGAAAAGTCCATCAGCCAACAAATAAGACTATGATCAATATTAAAAGTATTCTTTAAGATCCCTGCCAAAATATGTGGTTGAATGCAATTAAAGGCTgaagaaaaatcaataaaaatcaGCCGCACAAAGTTCTTTGCACCCTCAAGATGGGTATAGATCAAGTTAAAAAGAGTACATGCTGCATCTTCCACTCCCAGTTTTGGTCTGTAGGCGAATTGAAGCGGGTCTAGTAGATCCTGTACAGAGTTCAATAGTCATCTTTCACGATCTTCTCTAATGTCTTCATAACGAGGGACGTGAGTGCCACAGGCCTAAAGTCATTAAAAGACTCTGGAGTCTTATTTTTAGGCACCGGAACAATAATTGAGTCTTTCCACAGATTAGGAACGGTGTGGAGATGTAaggacattttgaaaataaaacaaaaaatgtctgcCAGCTGTTCAGAACAGTTCTTCAGTATACGGCCTCCAATGCCGTCAGGGCCAGGACTTTTCCTTTCCTTAAGACATCTGAAGAGTGTCAGGACCTTGTTTCTGTCAACCTGGACATTGCTCTGCCCAGGGGCAATGTTATGAAAGACTGACGACTCCTCACTAAAGTCATAAATATTAAAACAATTATAGAAAGTGTTCAGTTCATTTGAGAGGGCAAGGTCTGACATGCCATTGAGGGACATCGGACCTTTCTTAGACTGCATCCCCATCATGGCTTTCACACCCTCCCATGCAGGATGTGAGTTGCTTGTGCTCAACATGTTCTCAACTTTGTCCTTAAAGTTAAGTTTAGCAAGCTTAAGTTCCTTTTTAGCTCGTTTTTTAAATACTCTATATTGAGTCATGTTACCTTGGTTGTAGCTAATATTTCGTTGATTAGTTATGCTTTTAACAGATTTGGAGACCCAAGGTTTATTATTTGGATATATGGAAATGAGTTTTCTAGGAATGACTAACTCCTCACAGAAGGTGATGTATGCAGAAACAGTCTCTGTAAGCTCATCAATGTCCTtacattcatttttaaacaaatcCCAATCAGTACAGCAGTAGCATTCCTGTAGACACTGGATTGAGTCCTCTGACCAAACCAGAACCAACTTTCGTTCCGGCTTGTTTCTCTTCAGTATCGCTTTGTAGGACGGAACCAAATAAACAGAGATGTGATCGGACATGCCAAGTGGAGCTCTGCAGTAGGATTTATAAGCACCTTTGACGAATCCATAACAGAGGTCCAGCTTTTTGGTCCGCCGTGTTGCACAGGTGACATATTGATAAAAATTACATAGGGGCCGACTTCCTGGCTTACAGTTATTAAAATGCGCCCATGACGAAGTTTGGTGCTTCAGGTGAAAATCCCTGAAGCCGCGCTGCCGCACCACTTCACCATAGCCCGGTGCTGGGTCGGCACTGGCCTTCGGGTGAATATAAACAAGTGTTCCAAATTTGTGGGAATTTGTGGGGCAGATAAAAGGGGCGTAGAGATACAGATAAAAGTTCGATATCAGGAGTACACAGTTTTTCTCTGACAATCACCGTATTGCACCATTTCTTGTTTATATAAAGACATAAGCCTCCACCAAGTGATTTTCCCGTCACTGTGGAGTCTCTGTAAAGACGGACGGGTTCCCCAAAACAGTCCAACTCTAAATCAGAGAGTGGATCCTGATCTTTGAGCCACGTCTCTGTCAAGGCGAGGCGCCAGGCGGATCTGTATTCTGGAAGGAACTTTACTTTTGCCTGAAGCTCGTCCACTTTATTTCAAAGGGACTGGACATTGGCGAGGATAATTGAAAGAAGGGGTATCCGACGATGGCCTTGTCGCTTCAATCTTTGCCATACACCGCTGCGTCTCCCCTTTCCTCACTCCTGTCCTGGGTGCCCAACTCCGGTTCTCTGCGGGGGCTGCCGACGGATGATCTCAGGTGGAAAGAGCCGCCTGGGAGTTCCCAATTCCCGCGATCGAGATTCACGGGAACAGGAGAAACTTGCGGGTATATTGTGGGGACTCCTTTTGTTTGCAGAGTATGCCCAACAGTTTGCATAAGAGCATAAAAAGGATAAAACATCCCATCAAACTGAGGTGAGTCATTGTTATGACCGTCACACGCAGATCAGTTAAAAATCCAAGTAAGTAGGGACGCTAAAACCAGgttaaacattaaaagacaacactCTCTACACTCTGCTGCCTGTCGCCATTACAGCGCCAATTCAAGATGGAACATATAAGTTACTTTATTCAGATTGTAATAATTCTATTCAAGATGAGGCCTACCACTGCCTTTTTTCCAGATTAGAGCAATGGCCCctccaaatgtctgtgcaaGTCCCTGgtctgtcttgtctgtgtgtgtttgagttttgAGTCCTCTGTTTGCCAGGCTCAAAACTCACCTTTTTACATTGGCCTTCCCGGCATCTTAAATGTCTTATCCTGCTAtgtttgtaattgtttgtcttttgatgtcattttagcctaaatcactgatttgtaagtgtattttattaaatatttttaccctgtggctaatgcgctatgtacagcactttggtcagcgcgagctgtttttaaatgtgctatagaaataaactttacttacttactgtcACGTTATAGATTTTTCTCATGTACAGTAGAGATGCTGTCTACTTTTTTAGACCGTCTCTCCTCTGCAGCTTCCTGTCCACACGTCTGTCTGCATTCAGTTATAcatcagcggtggaagaagtattcacattacttcagtaaaagtagtaataccacactgtataaatactctgttacagtaaaagtcctgcattgaaaatgttacttcagtaaaagtctgtaagtatcatcaggaaaatgtagttaaagaattaaaagtaaagaacatCCTCACACTTTagaaacgatccaaactgttgtgtgtttgttattattaaaaataaccCTAACCTTACCCGACTCCTTATCATCTATGGGACAGAACATGTGCTGGGTTGCAGTGACCCAAATGCTGGTTTATTTCAGTTGATCCAACTGAAATAATTGAAATTAACTCTAATTCTGGGTCAAATATTACCCAAATACGGGATTATTTTCTCATTGCCTTGATTTTTATGGTAAAAATTAGTGTGGGTGCACTAGGAGCTACACTGCCGGCTAGAGGGTGACAATTTTCGGTACAGGAGTCAATCACACTGTCTGTAACGTGTTCGGGACAGAATAGAGCATAGAAATCAAAGGGAGCGGGACGGAGCTggagattaaataaaaaaaattgttatgtGCTttattgtaatagcataacatGAAATCAAAAGACCTGAGTATTTTCTGAAGAAAACAACTGAACATCTCTGTTAATCATGTGTTTTATACACAGAAAGGATGGACCTTTACTCACTCATGTACGCAAACTGACCATCTGTTTACCATCAGGCCAAATTCCATTCACTAACTTTACCACATGAGGTCATCAGCCTCCCTGACCAAACTGGTTGCCCCGTCATTTCTTGAAATCGAAAAACCTGACTGAATAACAGGAAAGACTAGATTATATAAAGCCACATCCTGACGGGAAAACTAATTCATAATACAACAGAATGAAGATCTCTGTGAGTTTTACGCTCTGGCTGCTGGTCGGCTCTGTCTACGCAAGTGAAAGTGTTGAAAGCCAGCTGACTTTTCCTCAAGACATCTACGCTGCGCTGAGAGAGATGACCGCCTCGTTGGTTCAACTGAAGGCGGACATGAGATTGTTGCAGACTCAAGGTACAGTAATGAACTGTTGTACATCGTGTCATAGCTGTTCAGAGATATCTAAAAGGAGAGAAATCTGTATTTTTCTATGTATAGagcaaagtagggctgcacataTACCGATTTTCGggataaatgtattatttgtttattctctaattggtgaaaaatgttgatcagtgtttccccaaaaagcccGAGAGgaacgtcctcaaatgtcttgttttgtgcacaactcaaagatattcagtttcctgtcacagaggagagaataaactagaacatattgatatttaacacgctgacatcacacaagtttacctgttttatcataaaaaaataCTCAAACTGATTTATCGATTATCACAATAGTTtgagattaatttaataattactAATCCAATATCAGCACGTACCGttagtttctttttgttttagtctttttttgtaatatgggttatttgtcgggggcaatattcaaaatattcaaaaaaactcaacaaaaacatataattttagaaatatgtaatCACAATGTATttaacaataacaccagtacatgCAATGAACAtatgatgatgagcacaaatatgtaaacagtctacacaagacgcagcagtaagtgcaaaatgtgagAGATCAGGTTGtccattaatctttgcagctctagagcAATGTCTAAAGGAACTGTCTCTGATTTTGCAGAACAAGCAGCACAGCTGAAGACTGAAGTGGACAACCTGAAGACTGAAGTGGACAAGCAGAAGACTGAAGTGGACAAGCAGAAGACTGAAGTGGACTACCTGAAGACTGAAGTGGACAACCAGAAGCAACAACAGCTAGGTATTGTTCTCTGATCATTGTTCTTGCTGCCGGCTGCCATAACTATAACATTCTCAAAAACCAATTAAATATTCTGTTTCAATTTTAAACACATGTCCTGCTTTCTAAATACTAAACCTTGTTAGAAATGTAGTAAATTAAACACTttgaattagggctgtcaaacgattaattatttttaatcgagattaattgcattttttattacatgattaaaattctattatttcgcatttcagaactgttttaagtacatattaacaatggaaagcaattattACCattgtatcttgattgggaatcaaatgaatgcaaagaaagttactttatgaacttgactttaagatttgtattagtttattatttatttaatgtaaacaaaacaataaaaaagaaaaaaagaagggtactaaacaacagtcaccacgaggctacctgttttaagtgaatgcaccatctgtgttgtttaattcagCTACTgcgctgctgcgctgcagagcagactgttatgTCCCAATGTTGGAGTCctctaacctgactccgccagatggattgcttcgcatttgctcggcatatccatctgggaactttccgttggagaactttttggaaggggcgaaaatactggttagctgattggatgaaccatctgtctatcacctatgttggtgatagacgggccaaatcaaccaatcagatccacgaagcgtatgaaaatacaaccacaagcccacccctgctgctgcaggcaacgcatagctcgttagctcctgcaagcaagcaacatgtcggtaaaggagatttgccgtttgtgtaacgagaatttaggaataaaaggccccatttcaggtttctggaccatattccaaaagaaggatccaagagaaaaaaagcattagcgagtggctaacagaattggggctaccgctgtctgaaaatactggttagctgattggataaaccatctgtctaaaaccaacgctgattggttggtcgtttggctaacggctccaaattttctctatctcaagatgccagactgatctgcgagtggaaaactggagctcgcgagatcaggacggtctcacgaggctaggagTCCACTACAGTGAaatccagtcacactttacactgtttaacgttagctgtcagcattttaacagtgtttaatccagcttaaacatggttaaagctccattcagaattgtgtttcTGCTGTGTTTCTCCATCATGCTGCAGCCTGCAGTAGGAGGATGTGTTAGGAGAAAGTTtggcagcttgatgataagtaaaggtgctgcaaagggtcaaaatagtagcctgttaggcaccaCGTGAAggcgagtgaagtgaaaataaattaataaatggcgcatgcgattaatgcgattaaaaaacattaacgcgttatgctcggcccttaacgtgataatgctgacagccctacttTGATTACATCAGACTCAAAATGATCAGTTTAATATTtgatgatttgtttttttaaagattgtttctttgggcattttaggcctttatttgacaggacagctgaatacatgaaagggcagagagagggggaatgacatgcagcaaagggacgcaggtcggagtcaaaccctggCCTGccgcgtcgaggagtaaacctctatatatgggcgcacgctctacaaactgagctaaccgggcgcccatatttgatgatttttaaaataacatttctctctctctctgtctctctctctctctgtctgtctcactcgctctgtctctctctcactctctctctctctctctgtttctctgtctatcttgctctctctgtttctttgtctctctctgtttctttgtctgtctctctctctgtctctctctggttctctgtctgtctctctctgtttctttgtctgtctctctctctgtctctctctggttctctgtctgtctgtctctctccccctctctctgtctctctctctctgtctgtctcactctctctgtctctctctctctccccctctctctgtctctctctctctgtctctgtctctctctgtctctctatgtttctccctctctctccccctctctctgtctctctctctctctctctctgtctctctctgtctctctatgtttctccctctctctcccccctctctctccccctctctttctctctgtttctctgtctgtctctctctgtctctatctctctctcagtccGACAGGTTGCATTCTCAGCCTCTCTGCATGCTGGTGAAGGCAAATTAAACCTTGGACCCTTTACCACAGACACTCTTCTGATCTACAAATACGTCCAGACCAACATCGGAAATGCCTACAACTCAAACACAGGTAGCTCTGATATTCTAACAATACATTTTAGAGATGAACCGATATCAACATATTGGCTGATTTCCAATATTTAGCGATGTTGATATGGTTGGTGTTTCTATGATACGTTGTACTTACCAAAAAACAAGGGTAAACACTGaatttttaaaagtaatttatttcttttttgcaaaacattatgtaaataaataaacagtgttTATTTCTACTAAAcctgattgttggaacagtggaaagacgaatGAAGACtcttaactaaaaggtctatctctgtagggatcctttcataatgttgtctgacacttagaataataatctgagtctgtcagcagcaacaacagaacttttagtggactctaactgctgctgaacattagtcctgtagggttacattacagcttggttctggtttaatactggaccagtttcagagatgTGATATATATTGTACATCCCTAAtacatttcacttgtatgttgCTGTTCAAACACttgtttcattttccatttaaaatgacaaaaacaaacgtCCAACAGGTGTGTTCACTGCCCCGGTGAGAGGAGCGTACAACTTTGAGTGGATGGTCGCTGCACATGAAGATGGCGGCCGCGGTACAGGTGCTTGGTTGGTCAAGAACTCTGAGAATGTTCTCTTGGCATACGAGAGTCAGGCGGCTGGTTTTGTAAGTTCTTCTAAAGGCATTACGCTGTTGCTGGAGGTGGGAGACGTTGTGTTTGTACGTCAGGTAGCGTACAGTTTGATGCATGATGATGCAACTCACCCCACCACCTTCAGTGGTCATCTGCTGTTCCCCATGTAAGACAGAAACAGcag is a window of Perca fluviatilis chromosome 16, GENO_Pfluv_1.0, whole genome shotgun sequence DNA encoding:
- the LOC120543942 gene encoding complement C1q tumor necrosis factor-related protein 3-like translates to MKISVSFTLWLLVGSVYASESVESQLTFPQDIYAALREMTASLVQLKADMRLLQTQEQAAQLKTEVDNLKTEVDKQKTEVDKQKTEVDYLKTEVDNQKQQQLVRQVAFSASLHAGEGKLNLGPFTTDTLLIYKYVQTNIGNAYNSNTGVFTAPVRGAYNFEWMVAAHEDGGRGTGAWLVKNSENVLLAYESQAAGFVSSSKGITLLLEVGDVVFVRQVAYSLMHDDATHPTTFSGHLLFPM